The following coding sequences are from one Paracoccus alcaliphilus window:
- a CDS encoding GPW/gp25 family protein — MPRHIADPFALGPSLVRAGTRLRREGLAETPDPHIHIRDRIMAVLFTRPAERVMRPRFGAGLDAQVLQNISPLALSAIEYRIRESLDAVFAGEVTLEDLTVEEGGEGTILVAIDYALHADRSPHRLEVVL; from the coding sequence ATGCCCCGACATATCGCCGATCCCTTCGCCCTTGGCCCGTCGCTGGTCCGCGCCGGCACAAGGCTGCGCCGCGAGGGGCTGGCCGAAACCCCGGACCCCCATATCCATATCCGCGACCGCATCATGGCCGTGCTGTTCACCCGCCCGGCCGAGCGTGTGATGCGCCCGCGTTTCGGCGCCGGGCTGGATGCGCAGGTGCTCCAGAACATCTCTCCTCTGGCGCTGTCGGCCATCGAATACCGCATCCGCGAAAGCCTCGATGCGGTCTTCGCGGGCGAGGTCACGCTGGAGGATCTGACGGTCGAAGAAGGCGGCGAGGGGACAATCCTCGTCGCCATCGACTATGCGCTGCATGCCGACCGCA
- a CDS encoding phage baseplate assembly protein V: MTSTSRVDFGRMLAAEGLSPDLLRALAALLGEADRPAFYGKYAGIVTDRDDPRQICRIRARVPEVFGEDEDCGWALPCLPWGGGHNRGFFALPEIGDTVWIEFEAGDPMRPIWAGTFWGAPDSTGGQDDLGTATGTEAPEGPDGPAAPGLVILRSKAGHVISLDDDGGLIVIAEASGAEIRISGQGEVTITADKIRLGGNASESVILGDTFMEFFNSHTHPTGVGPSGPPAQPMSSSHLSKVSTTE, translated from the coding sequence ATGACCAGCACATCACGGGTGGATTTCGGACGGATGCTGGCGGCAGAGGGGCTGAGCCCCGATCTGCTGCGCGCGCTGGCCGCGCTGCTGGGCGAGGCGGACCGCCCCGCCTTTTATGGCAAATATGCGGGCATCGTCACCGATCGCGACGACCCCAGACAGATCTGCCGCATCCGCGCCCGCGTCCCCGAAGTCTTTGGCGAGGACGAAGATTGCGGCTGGGCGCTGCCCTGCCTGCCCTGGGGCGGCGGCCATAACCGCGGGTTTTTCGCCCTGCCCGAGATCGGCGACACCGTCTGGATCGAGTTCGAGGCCGGTGATCCGATGCGCCCGATCTGGGCCGGAACCTTCTGGGGCGCGCCCGACAGCACCGGCGGGCAGGACGATCTGGGCACTGCCACCGGCACCGAAGCGCCCGAAGGCCCCGACGGCCCTGCCGCGCCCGGCCTTGTGATCCTGCGCAGCAAGGCGGGCCATGTCATCAGCCTTGACGACGATGGCGGGCTGATCGTCATCGCCGAAGCCTCGGGGGCAGAGATCCGCATCTCGGGTCAGGGCGAAGTCACGATCACCGCCGACAAGATCAGACTGGGCGGCAATGCTTCGGAATCGGTGATCCTTGGCGACACGTTCATGGAGTTCTTCAACAGCCACACCCATCCCACCGGCGTCGGCCCCTCGGGTCCGCCCGCCCAGCCGATGAGTTCCAGCCATCTCAGCAAGGTTTCAACAACGGAATAG
- a CDS encoding phage late control D family protein gives MATPRFSIDIDGTRLSGALLGRLATLELTEADNQPARLALRIGLRQGADGTYDILDDSPFEPGAEIRLTLAAPGGADQVVFSGYLSHLRPHFEEPEANSWLEVLARDATLLMAAQERVASYPDAGDSDAAREIAGRYGLTVEAQDTDAKLAADDMLLIQRADDWSFLRHLAARNGFVTYLEPDPASGEPVCHFHPRELGAEPQADLTILRENANLDWIDFAASLDRPEKRLAHGIDAVSKRMVRAGGDTQDEVLGQDLFTAEAAQGLMRAGATGSVRFQRGALPRDAAMGAHAGGRGAEDHLAIEARGQLDPARYRGLLRAHRTALIKGVGDRLSGTYYIREVTTEMTGGTLVQRFSALSNAMGRRGGESFGQSAEEEPPA, from the coding sequence ATGGCCACGCCGCGCTTTTCCATCGACATCGACGGAACCCGGCTTTCGGGGGCGCTGCTGGGCCGTCTTGCCACGCTGGAACTGACCGAGGCCGACAATCAGCCCGCCCGCCTTGCGCTGCGTATCGGGCTGCGGCAGGGGGCGGACGGAACCTATGACATCCTCGATGACAGCCCGTTCGAGCCGGGCGCGGAAATCCGCCTGACACTGGCCGCGCCGGGCGGGGCGGATCAGGTGGTGTTTTCCGGCTATCTCTCGCATCTGCGCCCACATTTCGAGGAACCCGAGGCGAATTCATGGCTGGAGGTTCTGGCCCGGGACGCCACCCTGCTGATGGCGGCGCAAGAGCGCGTCGCCAGCTATCCCGATGCCGGTGATTCCGATGCCGCGCGCGAAATCGCCGGGCGCTATGGCCTGACGGTCGAGGCGCAGGACACCGATGCGAAACTGGCCGCCGATGACATGCTGCTGATCCAGCGCGCCGACGACTGGTCCTTTCTGCGTCATCTGGCGGCGCGGAACGGTTTCGTCACCTATCTGGAACCCGATCCCGCGTCGGGCGAGCCTGTCTGCCATTTCCACCCGCGCGAACTGGGCGCAGAACCGCAGGCCGATCTGACCATATTGCGCGAAAATGCCAATCTGGACTGGATCGACTTTGCCGCCAGCCTCGACCGCCCTGAAAAGCGGCTGGCCCACGGCATCGACGCGGTGTCCAAGCGCATGGTCCGCGCGGGCGGCGATACGCAGGACGAGGTGCTGGGGCAGGATCTCTTTACCGCCGAGGCCGCGCAGGGGCTGATGCGCGCGGGCGCCACCGGCTCGGTGCGGTTCCAGCGTGGCGCATTGCCCCGCGATGCGGCGATGGGCGCCCATGCAGGCGGGCGCGGGGCCGAGGATCATCTGGCCATCGAGGCGCGCGGGCAACTGGACCCGGCGCGCTATCGCGGGTTGCTGCGGGCACATCGCACCGCGCTGATCAAGGGCGTCGGCGACCGGCTGAGCGGCACCTACTACATCCGCGAGGTCACGACCGAGATGACCGGCGGCACATTGGTTCAGCGGTTCTCGGCCCTGTCGAACGCGATGGGCCGGCGCGGCGGCGAAAGTTTCGGCCAATCGGCGGAAGAGGAGCCCCCGGCATGA